Proteins found in one bacterium genomic segment:
- the surE gene encoding 5'/3'-nucleotidase SurE, with translation MRILLTNDDSIHAAGIHALWKEAVKYGEVFVVAPAREMSAIGHAITISDSLRIEPYDREGMKGWAVTGTPADCVKMALKEIMPEKPDVVISGVNQGSNTGLNVIYSGTVSGASEASICGCSALAVSLDSYTSKDFSVAAQFALRVAQHIAANPLPIYTLLNVNVPPLPASQIKGVKTARQGRMRYDEVFDRREDPRGRVYYWMGAERLLIEEPDDVDETIVANGYISVTPLQLDLTDYKVLPEIEKWHLTMDGIR, from the coding sequence ATGAGAATTCTATTAACGAACGACGATAGTATCCATGCAGCGGGCATCCATGCCCTCTGGAAAGAAGCGGTGAAATACGGCGAAGTCTTCGTTGTCGCTCCCGCTCGCGAAATGTCGGCGATTGGCCACGCGATTACAATCAGCGATTCGCTCCGGATCGAACCCTACGATCGCGAAGGAATGAAGGGGTGGGCAGTTACAGGAACACCTGCCGACTGCGTCAAAATGGCGCTGAAAGAAATCATGCCGGAGAAACCGGATGTCGTGATTTCCGGTGTCAACCAAGGGAGTAATACCGGATTGAACGTTATTTACTCCGGTACCGTATCCGGTGCATCCGAAGCATCGATCTGCGGTTGTTCCGCATTAGCGGTTTCTCTCGATAGTTACACCTCGAAAGATTTTTCCGTAGCAGCGCAATTCGCGCTGAGAGTCGCTCAGCATATTGCTGCGAATCCCCTGCCGATTTATACGCTGTTAAACGTAAATGTTCCCCCGCTTCCCGCCAGCCAAATCAAAGGGGTGAAAACAGCTCGGCAAGGGCGGATGAGGTACGACGAAGTATTCGACCGCCGGGAAGATCCCCGCGGCAGGGTTTACTATTGGATGGGTGCTGAACGGCTTCTAATCGAAGAGCCGGACGATGTCGATGAGACGATTGTCGCCAACGGTTACATTTCGGTCACACCACTTCAGCTTGACCTCACCGATTACAAGGTGTTACCGGAAATTGAAAAGTGGCATTTGACGATGGATGGCATTCGATGA